Part of the Rhizobium glycinendophyticum genome, ATACCATGATCGCCATGCCGCCGAGCAGCAAGATGAGCAGGAGTTCGAGAAAACGGTAGAAGAGATCGACAGCCTTTGTCATCGGCACCTCACGCATTGTCGAGGAGGCCGCGGCGGGCCAGATTAGCAAACAGGGCGCGGGTCCCGAACGTCCATTCGGGGCAGGCATCGGTTCGATCGACCCAGTTCACCAGACGTCCGAGCTTGGGCGTAGAGATTTCGACGCGATCGCCCACTTCATGGGTGAAACCGAGCCCTGCGCCACGACGATCCTTGACCGGCGCAAACATCGTGCCGAGGAATAGCACGGCCCCATCGGGATACTGGTGATTGCGATTACGCAACTGCGCGACGAGATTTTCCGGCGAGCGGCTGATCGCTTCCATGGGGCTTTCGCCCGTCATCTCGAAACCGTCCTCGCCACGCACGACAAGCGCGACGCGGACCTTGCGCAGCACGTCGATCGTGAAGCTCTCATCGAAAAGGCGGATGAATGGACCGATGGCACAAGAAGCATTGTTGTCCTTCGCTTTCCCCAGAAGCAGCGCCGAACGTCCTTCGACATCGCGCAGGTTGACGTCGTTGCCGAGCGTCGCCCCCAGGATCCTGCCGTCGGAACGCACGGCCAGAACAATCTCCGGCTCTGGATTGTTCCACTGCGAGATTGGGTGGATTCCAACGGCGTCACCACAAGCGACAGACGCCATTGGCTGCGCCTTGGTAAAGATCTCCGCATCTGGGCCGATCCCGACCTCCAGATACTGGGACCAGAGACCCATCTCCTGCAGCAGCCCCTTCACCTTGGCCGCCTGCTCGGAGCCTGCAACGACACCGCGCAGGCTGTCGCCGAGAACAGGCGCCAGCTGGCCGCGAATGGCCTGAGCACGACCGGAATCCCCCTTGGCCTGTTCCTCGATGACCCGCTCCAGCATGCTGTCGGCAAAGGTGACACCGGCGGCCTTGACGGCCTGGAGATCGATCGGGG contains:
- a CDS encoding fumarylacetoacetate hydrolase family protein produces the protein MAVERNLRSVDILPEDASDALLVGRVWSDAAGGPCPVLVRAGRVLDLTGISATSSGLLEIDDIAKRLAQASDLPDLGSLDDFLSAKAGRLLAPIDLQAVKAAGVTFADSMLERVIEEQAKGDSGRAQAIRGQLAPVLGDSLRGVVAGSEQAAKVKGLLQEMGLWSQYLEVGIGPDAEIFTKAQPMASVACGDAVGIHPISQWNNPEPEIVLAVRSDGRILGATLGNDVNLRDVEGRSALLLGKAKDNNASCAIGPFIRLFDESFTIDVLRKVRVALVVRGEDGFEMTGESPMEAISRSPENLVAQLRNRNHQYPDGAVLFLGTMFAPVKDRRGAGLGFTHEVGDRVEISTPKLGRLVNWVDRTDACPEWTFGTRALFANLARRGLLDNA